Genomic DNA from Setaria italica strain Yugu1 chromosome V, Setaria_italica_v2.0, whole genome shotgun sequence:
AAACATGGTATTGAAGATTTCATGGTAAGACTGGCTGACCACACATGCATGAAGAGTTGAAGTCCATTCATAGGCTTTCCTCAGCAACACCCGTCAAGACAAATCAACGCGCCAACCATGGAATTATTCCACGATCCAGGATTCACCTATATAAGCAGCCACTCTTCCGCAAGATTGGACCATATCACACAAAAGGATCCTAGTCCTAGCTAACATGGCATCTTCTCCTCTGGCCACCGTGATCCAGATGTCTTCGCACACCAACGCCACAGCATCGACGACACCTAAGGGAACCGATGAACCCCTGACCATGCCAATGGCACCAAGCTCTTCCGGGACGACGACAGACAAGGTGATGTCAAGCGCGGCCAACCTGGCGCAGCTCCTGCCGACGGGCACGGTGCTGGCGTACCAGGCGCTGTCGCCGTCCTTCACCAACCACGGCAACTGCACCACCTCCAACCGGTGGCTCACGGCCGTCCTGGTCGGCGTCCTGGCCGTcttctccctcttcttctccttcaccGACAGTGTCATCGGCCGCGACCGCAAGCTCTACTTCGGCGTGGCGACGCCGCACGGGTTTAACGTGTTCAACTtatccgaggaggaggagaagcgggAGTTGGGCGAGCTCCAGAAGCTCCGGCTCCGCCCGCTGGACTACGTGCACGCCTTCTTCACCGCCGTGGTGTTCCTCACCGTGGCGTTCAGCGACGTGGGGCTGCAGAGGTGCTTCTTCCCCAACGCTGGCGTCAACACCAACGAGCTTCTTAAGAATCTGCCGCTGGGGATGTCGTTCCTGTCGAGCTTTGTGTTCTTGATCTTCCCGACCAAAAGGAAGGGCATCGGATACAACGATTCCACTCCCCGCCAGAAGGCATGATGCGTCCGGTCACTTAAAAGTAGTTCAGATATCTTTTAAGATTTAGAACAGTGGATTTGAACACAATTCAAGATTTAGAACATGATGCAGTTGTCGTGATCGATGTGTGTATTCCTTAGTTTGTTCCTGGAAAAGTTGTAGGTTTAATCTGTTCATTTTGCTGAAAAAAGTAGGTTTTGTACTTGTATATACGTACATGCAATGTTTGATAGGTGGATTATTTTCGTACTTAAATACATGATTGGAAAAAAATTGGTGGAAGAGATGGAGAGAGTTTGAAGACAAAATATTTGGAGAATATGGATCATATATCTATTCAGTCCTGTGTTTTTGTCGAGGAATGAAACATTTATTAACATGGCTTTCACTTCTGCAACGCATCTTGATTTTGAAACatcttactccctccatcccaaattactattcattttgatttttctaaatacatagcttttgctatgcacctagatgtatattatgtttagatatGTAGCAaatgctatgtacctagaaaagctaaaacgaatagtaatttgggacggagggagcactTAGAAAGGATTTACGCCTTTTTATTAAAGAATAATTTCTTCAAATACATATGCCATGTCAAGATATGTGGCATCCGTGCAATACATGCAATGCGCTTGACATTTCATTCTTTTATTACAATGCTTCCAATTACTTGGATGTCCATGTGCCATGGCCCATGGCTAACTAATCGGCcgtgttttcttttttgctctGTTTCTTTTTGGCGTGTCCTCACAGTTTTTGCATGGGACATATATAGCACACCGGAGACGTGATTGTGTTGTGGTGGATTTGGATGGGTCATTTGCATAACACAATTCATGGTTTAGACTATGAAAAAGTTTTATTGATCATGACGTGTGTTTTCGTTAGTTTGTTGCTAGAAAAATTGTAGGTTTTGTGCTTCCTTTTCTGGAAAAGAAGGTTTTGTACTTTATTATATAGGTACATGCGATGTTTGATAGGTGGATTCTTGTGGTACATAAAGTCATAAATACATGCATGTTGGAAAAAAATTGGTGGAACAGATGGAGGGTTTGAACCATACCTTTTGCTTTTGCAGGTCATCTTAGTTTTGATTTTGAAGCATCTTGCTTAGGATGAATTTGAAACTTTTGGCTGAAGAATAATTTCACCCCAGCTTCCATGTCAAGATACATGGCATCCTTGCTTCTTCGCGTGTGTAGGGGAACTCCTGGCATAGTTTGCGTGGGACGTTGCACAACAGAGATGTGATTGTGTAGTGGATTCTGAATCTACATTGCTTAACTCAACTAAATCAGGATTGTTAACATCCAAATATGAACACCACTTAGATAATTGAGTTAGAATCACAACCATCAGCGACGTTGTGTGATGACCCAGCCATGAGAGTCGGGAACGAAGCTGGGAATGCCGTCACCATAGTTGTACTAACTCATAGGAGATCGCGTCGACCCACTAGCCTCCACCTCATTTGGCCAGAGCCAACGGCAGTAGGATGGTGGTGGCCTTCAGATGGCTTCAGTGCCGCCAGAGATCGGGTGGCAATGTTAGGGGGCGTGTGTAAGTTTTGGCGTGAGTTTGTTAGCTCAAAAACCAGCTGGACCTCCCCTTTTATTGTGGTGTTGGGCGATCTGGGGCCACAACCACAAGTTGGTTGTGCCTCCGATCAAGGCAAGAGGTGACGGTCGCAAGTCCGAGTCTTGGGTGAGCTTCCTTATCCTTCccccttcctctttctctgCCTTTTGACCACCTCCTAAATTTTTCAACATTCTCCTCTTTGGTCTAAAGGCCTATAACTTATACCATTCTTAAAGCAGAATTATGCAGGGAGACAATGTGTGACAATGGTGATTAAAATCCCACTGTAACACAGTTGTCCACAATTTATAAAACTACCTATCATAATGGGAGGTGGTTGTCTTATGACCCTCCAAGATCATAGGCTACCCGATAATCCCATGCCAGCAACATGTTCACTGAATATAATGGGAGGTAAGCCTTTTGTTAATGGATTCGCAAGCATCTTCTTAGTACTTATATGCTCTAACTAAATGGTGTGATCTTGAATTCTATCTGTCACAACAAGGTACTTAATCTCAATGTGCTTTGTAGCACCACTTAACTTGTTGTTATTCGAATAGAAAAATGCTGACTTATTATTGCAGTATAATTTTAGTGCCCTACTTATGCTGTCTACCACTCTTAATCCTAGGATGAAACTTGTAAGCAATACAGCTTTCCCTACAGCTTCATAGCATGCCACAAACTCAGCTTGCATTATCAATGCAGTTGTCAGTGTTTGTTTGGAACTTTTCCATGATATAGCCTCATTTGCAGGTGTGAAGACATAACCTGATGTGGATTTTCTTGTGTCAACACAACCCGTAAAATCAGCATCTGAATAGCTGATTATCTCTAATTTCTCAGTTATCTTATACGTAAGCATGTAATTCTTAGTGCCTTGCATGTAACGCAAAGCTTTCTTAACTCCTTTCTAGTGGCCCATTCCTGGATTAGACCGATACCTTCCAAGCATCCCACTAATAAAGACCAAGTCAGGACGTGTACACACTTGTGCATACATTATGCTTCCAACAGCTGAAGCATAAGGAATCGTTCTTATTTGATCAATTTCTAATTGATTCCCGGGACTTTGGAATGACCCAAACTTATTGCCCTTAACAATTGGAGCAGCTATGCCTGAACATTGGTGCATATTATATCTTTCAAGGAGCTTCTCTATGTAAGCTCTTTGAGAGAGTTCGAATACACCTTTGAATACACCTTTGGATCTATCTCGGTGAATCTCAATGCCTAAGACATAAGTAGCATCACCAAGGTCCTTCATGTCAAAGTTTGATGAGAGAAAACCCTTTGTCTCATGCAGCAAGTTCTTATCGCTGCTCGCTAATaggatgtcatccacataaagtACTAGGATGACTATAGAGCTCCCCTTGGTCTTAACATATATGCAGTTGTCCTTCTTATTTTCAATGAAGCTAATTCTCTTAATCACTTCATCAAACATAAGGTACCATTGCCTGGACACTTGtttcaacccataaatggattttcTTAGTTTGCA
This window encodes:
- the LOC101784054 gene encoding protein DMP3, whose amino-acid sequence is MASSPLATVIQMSSHTNATASTTPKGTDEPLTMPMAPSSSGTTTDKVMSSAANLAQLLPTGTVLAYQALSPSFTNHGNCTTSNRWLTAVLVGVLAVFSLFFSFTDSVIGRDRKLYFGVATPHGFNVFNLSEEEEKRELGELQKLRLRPLDYVHAFFTAVVFLTVAFSDVGLQRCFFPNAGVNTNELLKNLPLGMSFLSSFVFLIFPTKRKGIGYNDSTPRQKA